From one Spiroplasma endosymbiont of Lasioglossum villosulum genomic stretch:
- the coaBC gene encoding bifunctional phosphopantothenoylcysteine decarboxylase/phosphopantothenate--cysteine ligase CoaBC: MKHITLIITGSIAANKALILLKQLKKEFLVDIICTKSSLHFLEDKTFSYYSEMFEQESYVKGDLITHTNLAIKTNLIVVYPATMSFISKANLAIADSLALSVFLASKAEKILFPAMNHNMYHNQSFQKNLLELSNFENITIIPPDSGILACKMIGDGRVKSPDNALAKIKDFFKKNIDLSDKKILINIGRTRTYIDPIRYITNNSSGKMGKALVDAFLKTNAKVVLVAGDCDFEIKSQKNLTIIKANTNEKMFLAMKENFDNADIVICAAALNDYKVSKYIPNKIIKNKNENLSLSLIANIDVLAFLGKQKAQQVLIGFAAQEVNDKNLGIEKMKIKNCDGICINNISVMGKNETEINFYFKNNNYNLIGSKVEVAKQIVDIISKNILNY, from the coding sequence ATGAAACATATTACTTTAATAATTACTGGTAGTATTGCAGCAAACAAAGCCTTAATTTTATTAAAACAATTAAAAAAAGAATTTTTAGTTGATATTATTTGTACTAAAAGTTCTTTACATTTTCTAGAAGATAAAACATTTTCTTATTATTCTGAAATGTTTGAACAAGAATCATATGTTAAAGGAGATTTAATTACTCATACTAATTTAGCGATTAAAACAAATTTAATTGTTGTTTATCCTGCTACTATGAGTTTTATTAGTAAAGCAAATTTAGCAATTGCTGATAGTTTAGCATTATCAGTATTTTTAGCTTCTAAAGCAGAAAAGATATTATTTCCAGCAATGAATCATAATATGTATCACAATCAAAGTTTTCAAAAAAATTTATTAGAATTATCTAATTTTGAAAATATTACTATTATTCCTCCAGATTCAGGAATATTAGCCTGTAAGATGATTGGTGATGGACGGGTTAAAAGTCCAGATAATGCATTAGCAAAAATTAAAGATTTTTTTAAAAAAAATATTGATTTATCTGATAAAAAAATTTTAATTAATATTGGTCGCACTAGAACTTATATTGATCCAATTCGTTATATTACTAATAATTCTTCAGGAAAAATGGGTAAAGCATTAGTAGATGCTTTTCTTAAAACTAACGCTAAAGTAGTATTAGTTGCAGGTGATTGTGATTTTGAAATTAAATCGCAAAAAAACCTAACTATTATTAAAGCGAATACTAATGAAAAAATGTTCTTAGCAATGAAAGAAAACTTTGATAATGCTGATATTGTAATATGTGCTGCTGCTTTAAATGATTATAAAGTAAGTAAATATATTCCTAATAAAATAATTAAAAATAAAAATGAAAATTTATCTTTATCACTGATTGCTAATATTGATGTATTGGCATTTTTAGGTAAGCAGAAAGCACAACAAGTTTTAATTGGTTTTGCTGCTCAAGAAGTTAATGATAAAAATCTTGGTATCGAAAAAATGAAAATTAAAAATTGCGATGGTATTTGTATTAATAATATTAGTGTTATGGGTAAAAATGAAACAGAAATTAATTTTTATTTTAAAAATAATAATTATAATTTGATTGGTTCAAAAGTGGAAGTTGCTAAACAGATAGTTGATATTATAAGTAAAAATATTTTAAATTATTAA